Proteins co-encoded in one Amia ocellicauda isolate fAmiCal2 chromosome 11, fAmiCal2.hap1, whole genome shotgun sequence genomic window:
- the LOC136763202 gene encoding uncharacterized protein LOC136763202 isoform X2: MVKTKPKPLRVVYVGQFGRHSSDSFVYETGGAMRSKKRAPVQEAASPAPLNREEEARNETEETATRKARANKKHRAEKTANKTIPLPRKTSSQRDMSPVLSTTTPAEAGMGAKRPKKHPKSKGKFKVRLVFPRNARKLGCVKTQSRSRASAREDSRDPQDQGRHAGKHASRCKMGEDVFSFPHERDLTPTKKPGVKHAVLKTISKMLQENECIRRRLITNSQLGHTDHRTVEVHDAKTVSNEGPLFGWVDGNGSSRI; this comes from the exons ATGGTCAAAACCAAACCCAAGCCGCTCAGGGTGGTGTATGTTGGCCAGTTTGGCAGACACTCTTCGGACTCCTTCGTTTATGAAACCGGGGGCGCGATGAGAAGCAAGAAAAGGGCCCCGGTCCAGGAGGCCGCATCTCCGGCTCCGCTCAACCGCGAAGAAGAGGCCCGGAATGAGACGGAAGAAACCGCCACCCGAAAGGCCAGGGCAAACAAGAAACACCGTGCAGAAAAAACAGCCAACAAAACGATTCCCCTTCCCCGGAAGACTAGTTCACAGCGTGATATGTCCCCTGTCCTGTCCACCACAACCCCAGCTGAGGCGGGAATGGGCGCTAAACGACCGAAAAAACACCCTAAGAGTAAAGGAAAATTCAAAGTGAGGCTCGTCTTCCCGCGAAACGCACGTAAGCTGGGTTGTGTGAAAACGCAGAGCAGAAGCCGGGCCTCGGCCAGGGAGGACAGCAGGGATCCCCAAGACCAGGGAAGACATGCAGGAAAGCACG CAAGCCGCTGCAAGATGGGTGAAGATGTTTTCAGCTTTCCACATGAAAGAGATCTGACACCCACAAAGAAG CCTGGAGTGAAACATGCTGTTCTCAAAACAATATCTAAAATGCTGCaagaaaatgaatgcattaGAAGAAGGCTGATAACTAACAGTCAGCTTGGCCACACAG ATCACAGAACAGTGGAAGTGCATGATGCCAAGACAGTTTCCAAT GAAGGACCTCTGTTTGGGTGGGTTGACGGGAACGGAAGTAGTAGAATCTGA
- the LOC136763202 gene encoding uncharacterized protein LOC136763202 isoform X1 — protein sequence MVKTKPKPLRVVYVGQFGRHSSDSFVYETGGAMRSKKRAPVQEAASPAPLNREEEARNETEETATRKARANKKHRAEKTANKTIPLPRKTSSQRDMSPVLSTTTPAEAGMGAKRPKKHPKSKGKFKVRLVFPRNARKLGCVKTQSRSRASAREDSRDPQDQGRHAGKHASRCKMGEDVFSFPHERDLTPTKKPGVKHAVLKTISKMLQENECIRRRLITNSQLGHTDHRTVEVHDAKTVSNMPGWMQPAPTAWELCLADHSQCCVGSGDGRGSLLLAGPLRSC from the exons ATGGTCAAAACCAAACCCAAGCCGCTCAGGGTGGTGTATGTTGGCCAGTTTGGCAGACACTCTTCGGACTCCTTCGTTTATGAAACCGGGGGCGCGATGAGAAGCAAGAAAAGGGCCCCGGTCCAGGAGGCCGCATCTCCGGCTCCGCTCAACCGCGAAGAAGAGGCCCGGAATGAGACGGAAGAAACCGCCACCCGAAAGGCCAGGGCAAACAAGAAACACCGTGCAGAAAAAACAGCCAACAAAACGATTCCCCTTCCCCGGAAGACTAGTTCACAGCGTGATATGTCCCCTGTCCTGTCCACCACAACCCCAGCTGAGGCGGGAATGGGCGCTAAACGACCGAAAAAACACCCTAAGAGTAAAGGAAAATTCAAAGTGAGGCTCGTCTTCCCGCGAAACGCACGTAAGCTGGGTTGTGTGAAAACGCAGAGCAGAAGCCGGGCCTCGGCCAGGGAGGACAGCAGGGATCCCCAAGACCAGGGAAGACATGCAGGAAAGCACG CAAGCCGCTGCAAGATGGGTGAAGATGTTTTCAGCTTTCCACATGAAAGAGATCTGACACCCACAAAGAAG CCTGGAGTGAAACATGCTGTTCTCAAAACAATATCTAAAATGCTGCaagaaaatgaatgcattaGAAGAAGGCTGATAACTAACAGTCAGCTTGGCCACACAG ATCACAGAACAGTGGAAGTGCATGATGCCAAGACAGTTTCCAAT ATGCCGGGGTGGATGCAGCCCGCGCCGACTGCCTGGGAGCTCTGCCTAGCTGACCACAGCCAGTGTTGTGTGGGCTCTGGAGACGGCAGGGGCTCCTTGTTGCTGGCTGGTCCCCTGCGGAGCTGCTGA